The window GGTCCTCCGTGCAGGACTTGGTAGTTTCACGAAACTCTGTGCGGACCGATTCGCCGCCGATGGGATTCGCATGAACGCCGTGTTACCCGGATTCGTGGATAGCTACGAAGTCGATACGGAAACGAAAGAGAGGATACCCATGGGGCGTCCGGCAGCTACCGAAGAAATCGCCGACACCGTCGCGTATCTACTCTCACCGGCGGCGAGTTATGTAACCGGACAAAACGTTCGAGTGGATGGCGGTCTCACGACCTCGGTCTGATTTCTCGTCGCGGGTATCGTGGTGCTGGAGTTCGGATATGACGTCCACTCCACGGTCCGTACAGTTATTTCGTTCGACTGGGAGTTTTCGGCAATGCAGAACTCTCCAATCGACAATCGGATCGGTTCCGTGTTCGTCCCCGTTTCGGATATGCGGACCGCAATCGAGTGGTATTCCGACCTCTTCGACCTACCGATCGACGAATCGAGCCACGAGGGGACGATTTATGACCTCGAGATGGCCGGCGACGTTACGCTTACACTCGATTCGAATCGACCTGTCG of the Haladaptatus caseinilyticus genome contains:
- a CDS encoding VOC family protein, producing MQNSPIDNRIGSVFVPVSDMRTAIEWYSDLFDLPIDESSHEGTIYDLEMAGDVTLTLDSNRPVENSSQPLCYFWTDDVEVTDDFLRERGISVVMGPENVGSVTFVTFEDPDGNRLMACQAN